In the Terriglobia bacterium genome, one interval contains:
- a CDS encoding TonB-dependent receptor — protein MNSTPAPDKPPLARKYISDMPLLTPHPRDRKKRNRPDTRTPGRQENSALLGCRHPDLLTFSPSGSSLLSLSLRCAWHFGYSLVLVILASSIAWAQQDGMRRVTGTVVDQSGAPVPRVLVEVRGPSGQNAASALTDTQGRFALDLPDGAYTLDATAAGLAPIRHQSLEVGAATPPLSLTLEIPAIKESIVVTATRTEAPLAQIGSSTTVIRGDDLESAGIDSMAEALRRVAGLTLVQNGAVGQLASVFIRGGESDYTKVLIDGIPVNDPGGSFNFANLSAASIDRIEIVRGPQSALFGSDAMAGVIQIFTRRGTSEGLEPKPRIAVEGGSFATFRYEAGIGGKGERFDYAASFARLDTDNHVLNGSFNDATATANFGFRPSPKSLLRAVFRSDAGRAGVPGQWAFARPDSDQFYRHRDLAGGVTFTHFITPSWTQTFSYSINDSRQFSEDSVDSGSFVARYQGRTSPFTSFDFSYQTFNQSLRQKIGYQSELSLPHAHLLTAGAEFERETGTAGDPRFDPLAAVRRNFGAFVQDQWFLHKRLFVAAGVRLEHNASFGFSAAPRLSLAWQLHQPVPGGPLGLTKIKANFGLGIKEPTLVESFSRSPFFLGNPDLKAEKSTSCDVGIEQQFGAGKGAMEVTFFENRFRNQIDFITTDFTTFAGTFFNIGKTRSRGVETSFRQILGLGLEVAGSYTFLDSLILENSAAPGSVFAPGQALFRRPRHSGFLDLKWKPGRWTFGATGTLIGSRLDSDFLGLGLSRNPGYGVLDLLVSFRLLSGVTLFAVVNNALDKSYMEAFGYPALPARFRIGLSTSF, from the coding sequence ATGAATAGCACTCCAGCCCCAGACAAACCACCATTAGCGCGCAAGTACATCAGCGACATGCCATTGCTGACGCCCCATCCTCGTGACAGAAAAAAAAGAAACCGCCCGGACACCAGGACGCCGGGACGCCAAGAAAACTCGGCCCTCCTGGGGTGTCGGCACCCCGACCTCCTGACGTTCAGCCCGTCCGGCTCGTCCTTGTTATCGTTGTCGCTACGCTGCGCCTGGCATTTCGGATATTCCCTGGTTTTAGTGATTCTTGCTTCCTCAATCGCCTGGGCGCAGCAGGACGGAATGCGCCGGGTTACGGGAACAGTAGTCGATCAGAGCGGCGCGCCGGTTCCGCGTGTGCTCGTCGAGGTCCGCGGGCCATCGGGGCAGAATGCCGCGTCTGCTTTGACTGATACTCAGGGCAGGTTTGCCCTCGATCTGCCGGATGGCGCATACACCTTGGATGCCACAGCCGCCGGGCTTGCCCCGATTCGGCACCAGTCACTGGAGGTCGGCGCCGCCACCCCCCCGCTGAGTTTGACCTTGGAGATACCGGCCATCAAAGAATCGATTGTGGTGACCGCTACCCGAACGGAGGCGCCTCTGGCCCAGATCGGCAGCAGTACCACCGTCATCCGCGGGGATGACCTGGAGAGCGCCGGCATCGATTCGATGGCGGAGGCGCTGCGCAGGGTCGCCGGCCTCACGCTGGTTCAGAACGGAGCCGTCGGACAGTTGGCCTCTGTCTTTATCCGAGGCGGCGAATCGGACTACACCAAGGTGCTGATCGACGGCATTCCTGTAAACGATCCCGGGGGAAGCTTCAACTTTGCAAACCTGTCGGCCGCGAGCATCGACCGCATCGAGATCGTGCGCGGCCCGCAGAGTGCCCTCTTCGGATCCGACGCCATGGCCGGCGTCATTCAGATCTTTACACGCCGGGGAACCAGCGAAGGCTTGGAGCCCAAGCCGCGTATCGCGGTCGAAGGGGGCAGCTTCGCAACATTCCGCTATGAAGCCGGCATCGGAGGTAAAGGGGAGCGATTCGATTATGCGGCCTCGTTCGCACGTCTCGACACTGACAACCACGTCCTCAACGGTTCCTTCAACGACGCGACCGCCACTGCCAACTTCGGATTCCGCCCATCCCCGAAGAGCCTGCTGCGAGCCGTCTTCCGCAGCGATGCCGGACGCGCAGGCGTGCCGGGCCAGTGGGCATTCGCACGTCCCGATTCGGATCAGTTCTACCGCCACCGTGACCTGGCCGGTGGAGTCACTTTCACACATTTCATCACCCCCTCCTGGACGCAGACATTTTCTTATTCCATCAACGATTCCCGGCAGTTTTCCGAGGACAGCGTCGATTCCGGCAGCTTTGTCGCACGATACCAGGGCCGGACCTCCCCCTTCACTTCTTTTGACTTCTCCTATCAGACATTCAACCAGAGTCTGCGCCAGAAGATCGGCTACCAGAGCGAGTTGTCCCTTCCTCATGCCCATCTTCTCACCGCAGGCGCCGAATTTGAACGCGAGACCGGAACGGCGGGTGATCCTCGCTTTGATCCGCTGGCTGCAGTTCGCAGAAACTTCGGCGCCTTCGTGCAGGATCAGTGGTTTCTGCATAAACGCCTCTTCGTCGCAGCGGGAGTGCGCCTGGAGCACAACGCGAGCTTCGGTTTCTCGGCCGCACCGCGTCTTTCGCTGGCATGGCAGCTGCACCAGCCGGTGCCGGGCGGGCCGCTGGGCCTGACCAAAATCAAGGCCAATTTCGGTTTGGGGATCAAGGAGCCCACCCTGGTTGAGTCGTTCAGCAGATCTCCATTTTTTCTCGGCAACCCCGATCTCAAGGCAGAAAAATCTACGAGCTGTGATGTCGGCATCGAACAACAATTCGGCGCCGGCAAAGGGGCTATGGAGGTTACATTTTTCGAAAACCGGTTCCGCAATCAGATCGATTTCATAACCACGGACTTCACTACCTTTGCGGGAACATTTTTCAACATCGGCAAAACCCGTTCCCGGGGCGTCGAGACCAGCTTCCGGCAGATTCTTGGTCTGGGGCTGGAGGTCGCCGGATCTTACACGTTCCTTGATTCTCTGATTCTGGAAAATTCTGCTGCGCCGGGCTCGGTCTTTGCGCCCGGCCAGGCGCTCTTCCGGCGCCCGCGGCACTCCGGCTTTCTCGACCTGAAGTGGAAGCCGGGACGCTGGACGTTTGGTGCTACCGGCACTCTGATCGGCAGCCGGCTCGATTCAGACTTCCTCGGCCTCGGGCTAAGCCGGAATCCAGGGTATGGAGTGCTGGATCTGCTCGTCAGCTTCCGCCTGCTGTCGGGAGTGACCCTGTTTGCCGTCGTGAACAATGCGCTGGACAAAAGTTACATGGAAGCATTTGGGTACCCGGCGCTGCCCGCCCGATTCCGCATTGGCCTCAGCACAAGCTTTTAA
- a CDS encoding carboxypeptidase-like regulatory domain-containing protein, producing the protein MAIDKKRWLLSVIPLVCILWPAAGCRRNPPAEQTAQPAAESQAGTARDAPPATYVQLGEASLRAFETGTEYLLSGRVTSELMEALPGATVSVYGSAPLWSPPTFEQPAPLDTQTCDQDGRYQIRLNAPANLWISIRMEGYAQIEGFVPVRDPKTAARDYQLRPAQSTIAGFVYDKKDMPIAGALVIANSPPFSLLGDSPVPSPIGRVTDSSGKYTIEGLPDGDVSVIAYARGYGLDEELSPLRAGQTQQVNFNLAAAPPISFVVKNSRGEALPYATAAAPAHFKIAGGDRRGVIEFSVPAELPPFECTVAADGYKTNTILLDPKAPPAAVVLEDRPVFRGRVVTEAGKALEGALVIVFGTGGMQGKFDGAIRTDKMGRFSLPLSYPPVREIRISSPGYLDQRLAFDSNKPVPAETVVRVKSVEAGLYGRVIDYRGIPVKRFIVHLRDTAAKPGSREYQRSFSSENGRYMMTDVAPGVYTFIIQSVPNSTAEDVQLLRVEKMEIRKGFFFGEVLSQFPKPTYAK; encoded by the coding sequence ATGGCAATCGATAAGAAGCGGTGGCTCCTGTCTGTGATCCCGCTGGTCTGCATTCTCTGGCCGGCGGCCGGCTGCAGGCGCAATCCCCCTGCAGAGCAGACCGCGCAGCCTGCAGCTGAGAGCCAGGCGGGCACGGCCAGGGACGCGCCGCCCGCCACCTATGTGCAGCTGGGCGAAGCTTCGCTTCGGGCATTTGAAACGGGTACCGAGTATCTATTGAGCGGCAGAGTCACTTCCGAACTCATGGAGGCTCTGCCTGGGGCCACGGTCTCGGTATACGGGTCCGCGCCTCTTTGGTCGCCGCCGACGTTCGAACAGCCTGCCCCCTTGGATACTCAGACCTGCGATCAGGACGGGCGCTACCAGATCCGCTTGAATGCGCCTGCCAATTTGTGGATCAGCATCCGCATGGAGGGATATGCGCAGATAGAAGGCTTCGTTCCGGTCCGGGATCCAAAAACGGCTGCAAGGGACTACCAGCTGAGGCCAGCCCAATCAACGATTGCGGGATTTGTCTATGATAAGAAAGATATGCCGATCGCGGGTGCTTTGGTAATCGCCAACTCTCCGCCATTCTCACTTCTGGGGGACAGCCCGGTGCCATCCCCCATAGGCCGAGTCACCGATTCCTCCGGAAAGTACACGATCGAGGGCCTTCCCGACGGTGATGTGAGCGTTATTGCTTACGCTCGGGGATATGGCCTGGACGAAGAATTGAGCCCATTGAGGGCGGGCCAAACCCAGCAGGTCAATTTCAACCTGGCAGCTGCCCCCCCCATCTCGTTCGTGGTGAAAAACAGCCGGGGCGAAGCGCTTCCCTATGCAACGGCTGCGGCCCCCGCTCATTTCAAAATCGCCGGTGGCGACAGGCGCGGGGTGATCGAGTTTTCTGTGCCGGCGGAACTGCCTCCCTTCGAATGCACTGTAGCTGCGGACGGCTACAAAACAAACACCATCCTGCTGGATCCGAAGGCTCCGCCTGCGGCAGTAGTGCTTGAAGACAGGCCGGTTTTCAGGGGCCGGGTCGTCACTGAAGCAGGCAAGGCATTGGAGGGGGCGCTGGTCATTGTCTTCGGGACCGGCGGGATGCAAGGGAAGTTTGACGGAGCCATAAGGACCGACAAGATGGGCCGATTCTCTCTGCCATTGTCGTATCCGCCGGTGCGCGAGATCAGGATCTCCAGTCCCGGCTACCTCGACCAACGGCTCGCGTTCGATAGCAACAAGCCGGTGCCTGCCGAGACCGTCGTACGCGTGAAGAGCGTAGAAGCGGGTCTGTACGGGCGTGTGATCGATTACAGGGGTATCCCCGTGAAACGCTTCATTGTTCATCTGCGGGACACCGCCGCGAAGCCCGGCAGTCGTGAGTATCAAAGATCCTTTAGCAGTGAGAACGGCCGGTACATGATGACCGACGTCGCTCCTGGCGTTTACACTTTTATTATTCAGTCTGTGCCGAACTCGACGGCAGAAGATGTACAGCTCTTGCGCGTGGAAAAAATGGAAATCCGGAAGGGTTTTTTCTTTGGGGAAGTCCTGTCACAGTTTCCCAAGCCCACGTATGCAAAATAG
- a CDS encoding FAD-binding oxidoreductase, with the protein MEGVKAKTNAGDDIVLKQPVVAQFKDRLRGELLTSADAGYDRARKVYNGMIDRHPSLIARCAGVADVMAAVDFARDNQLVVAVRGGGHNVGGFGTCDAGLVIDLSPMKGIRVDPKKQRARAEGGCTWGDLDHATHVFGLAAPGGIISTTGIAGLTLGGGIGHLTRKCGLSCDNLVSVDVVTADGRFVTAGAGENPDLFWGLRGGGGNFGIVTSFEFKLHPVHTVCAGPVLYRLEQAKDAMRFYRDYMAGAPEEMNGFFAFLIVPPGPPFPERLHNKTLCGIAACYSGPLDRAEKVVAPIRKFGPPEVDLLGPLPFPRLQRMFDALVPPGLQHYWKADFVHELSEEIIDAHVRFGPRIPTVSSAMHIYPVSGAAQRIGKEDTAFSYRDANFVHVIAAMYPDPADTPKNRAWVREYWEALHPHSAGGAYVNFLMADEGQDRIAATYRGNYSRLAALKKKYDPGNLFRLNQNIEPLA; encoded by the coding sequence ATGGAAGGAGTCAAAGCAAAAACCAACGCCGGGGATGACATTGTTTTGAAGCAGCCGGTGGTCGCACAATTCAAGGACCGGTTGCGAGGTGAACTTCTCACCTCTGCAGACGCAGGCTATGACCGGGCCCGCAAGGTCTACAACGGCATGATCGATCGTCACCCCAGCCTCATCGCGCGCTGCGCTGGTGTGGCCGATGTCATGGCCGCAGTCGACTTTGCGCGAGACAACCAACTTGTGGTCGCAGTGCGTGGCGGCGGGCACAACGTCGGTGGTTTTGGCACTTGTGATGCAGGACTGGTGATCGATCTATCGCCTATGAAGGGCATCCGGGTGGATCCCAAAAAACAGCGGGCTCGCGCTGAAGGGGGTTGCACCTGGGGAGATCTCGACCATGCTACCCACGTCTTCGGCCTGGCGGCTCCCGGCGGAATCATCTCCACGACGGGGATAGCCGGCCTTACGCTGGGAGGCGGCATCGGCCATCTTACCCGCAAGTGCGGCCTTTCCTGCGACAACCTGGTTTCCGTTGACGTGGTGACTGCGGATGGACGCTTTGTCACGGCGGGCGCCGGCGAAAATCCGGACCTCTTCTGGGGTCTCCGTGGCGGCGGGGGGAACTTTGGCATCGTGACTTCATTCGAGTTCAAGCTCCATCCCGTGCACACGGTGTGCGCCGGGCCGGTCCTGTACAGACTCGAGCAGGCCAAAGATGCGATGCGCTTTTATCGGGACTACATGGCCGGGGCACCGGAAGAAATGAATGGATTTTTTGCTTTTCTGATTGTGCCGCCCGGGCCCCCATTCCCCGAGCGCCTTCACAACAAGACGCTGTGCGGGATCGCAGCCTGTTACAGCGGCCCGCTCGACCGGGCGGAAAAGGTGGTCGCACCCATCCGCAAATTCGGTCCGCCCGAAGTCGATCTGCTCGGCCCTCTGCCTTTCCCGAGGCTTCAGCGAATGTTCGACGCACTCGTCCCCCCGGGGCTGCAGCATTATTGGAAAGCGGATTTCGTCCATGAGCTCAGCGAGGAGATTATCGATGCTCATGTGCGATTCGGCCCCCGCATCCCTACGGTATCATCGGCCATGCACATCTACCCTGTCAGCGGTGCGGCACAGCGGATCGGCAAGGAAGATACGGCTTTCAGCTATCGGGATGCGAATTTCGTGCACGTAATCGCCGCCATGTATCCCGATCCCGCCGACACGCCCAAGAACAGGGCATGGGTGCGCGAATACTGGGAGGCCCTCCACCCGCACTCTGCCGGCGGGGCTTATGTCAATTTCCTGATGGCGGATGAAGGTCAGGATCGGATCGCCGCGACGTATCGCGGCAACTACAGCCGGCTGGCGGCGCTGAAGAAGAAATACGATCCGGGGAACTTGTTCCGGCTCAACCAGAATATTGAGCCCTTGGCCTGA